From the genome of ANME-2 cluster archaeon:
CTGAGAATTTCAACTGAATCAACCAGAGCGTCCAGATCATCTCTTGTTACCATTTTTCTCTCTATTGCCAGAAGCTCATGGTATACATCTTCAATTGTTATTGATTCAGGCATGATTTTAAATTGGATGTATATCCTCATAACGATTGCCCATAAGAAATAAGCAATAATAAACCTCTGCAAAAACTCGCCCCCGCCACCTTCAAACCCCAGACCACCACAGTCTGGTCATTCCCGGACCGCGGGGACTGGGCCACCCACAAAGGCAACTACCGCGGCAACTGGTCACCCTACATCCCCCGCAACCTTATCCTCCGCTACACAGACCGTAATGACACCGTCCTTGACCAGATGGCAGGCAGCGGCACCACCCTCGTCGAGTGCAGACTCCTCCAGCGCAACGCCATCGGGGTTGACATAAATCCCGATGCCGTCATGGTCGCCCGCAACAGGCTGGACTTCCCCTACACGCCCCTTGATGAAGAATACCGCGAACCCGACATACGAACATACGTCGGGGATGCCCGCGCGCTTGATATCATCCCAGACAGCTCCATCGACCTCATCGCCACCCATCCCCCCTATGCACACATCATCCCCTACACCCGTGAGACTGGCGAAGGCGACCTCTCAAACGTCCACAGCATCGATGAATTTGCCCGTGAGATGCGCCAGGTGGCTGCCGAATCCATCCGGGTCCTGAAACCGGGGAAGCATTGCGCTATATTGATGGGGGATGCCCGCAAGCATGCTCATTTCATTCCAATTACACCCAGGGTCTTGCAGGCTTTTCTTGATGTGGGATTCGTGCTGCGGGAGAATATCATCAAGTTGCAGTGGAAGATGAAAGGGACGAGGGAGAACTGGAGCGGGACAAAATACAACTTTTTGCTCATCGGGCATGAGAACCTGTATGTTTTCAGGGAACTGAAACGTGATGAGTCAAAAGCGATATTTAAGAATAGTATGAAATGGTGGTAATGGAAAGTGGGTAAACAGTTGGTGTGCCGGTGGAGTGCCGCCATGGCTGTTAAAATATATAAGTTGTGTTGATGACTTAACATCTCATCAGTGTTAATCCGTGAAATCTGTGTCTAAAAAATAATGAAAACCAGCCCTTATCCTTGTTCAGTTCTCATGCCCACCCTTTCGGTTCACTCATAAGGGTACCTCTCCCAACCTGCTCCAGCCGCCCTTGTGGTGTGGGTGGCTGGCAGGCGCTTTTCGATTGATCTGGGTGGCCGTTTTCATTTCAATACTATACCAAAATTATGTTATCAGATGCCACTGCAAATCCGTGTAAATCCGTGAAATCCGTGTCCCTTTGCCTGATGGATGGGGGTACATAATCTATTTCATTAAACATAATTGTTATATAAGTTAAGGAAACAATAGTTGAGTATGGGAGAATGGGATAATGAATATGGGATTAGACATTTTATCAATTAAAATAAGATGGAATAATTTCATAATAGTGGCTGGAATAGCGATAATGTCCCTCTTTTTGGTTGCTGGCATTGCAAGCGCAGATCCACCTCCATCAATCCTTAAGATAAACGGGAATGAACAGACTTCTGGAATAGGTAGTTATTGTTGGAAGGTAGAAAACGAGACATATTCAATATGTGGAGATACTATTGGCATTATAACACCAGCAGAGCCTTTGTTTACCATGTCACCATTTACAGCACACCTAATTCTTCCCCTTCAGGAACCCCTGGAAGAGTTAGGATTTAGCGTTACTCGAGTCACAGATGAAGATGAACTTAGAGAGGCTGTAAATGAGACTAGAGCGTGGCGTTTACAAGGGAAATGGGGGGATTCGAACATGCTACCTTTAGAGCGTGAGCCGGAAATAAATCTCTCCCTTGAGCCCGGGCTTTACGTTTTGAATATATTTGTCGAATGGGAAGAGATAGGTGATGTATCCTACGGTTTTCTGGTACAGGTAAATAACCCGGAAACCGAAGTTACAAATAATATTAGCTCGGGCGAAAAGACTGCTGGATTTGAGGTTTTTCTGGCAATAATGACACTTTTATTTGCAATTGTAATCAGGCGAAATAGGAAATAATGACTATAAACTAGCAATAGCCACCAAAAATATATTTCCAAGATTATTTAAATAAGCAAAATCCCATCCCTTCTTCAGCTCTCCTTCCGCCCCTTCGTTTTCACTTCACAGGGTGCCCCTCCTCGTAAGCTCCGCCTGCCCTTGTGGTGAGGGGGGCTGGCAGGCGCTTTTCTATTCTTCTGGCGGGCTTTTGGTGGGCCATTCAGCTGCCCCTACCACATCTTCCATGCACGTCGCCTGCCCCCCTCCATCGATACACTCCCGCCTCCCGTCAGTCAATACTCAAATGCTTTGCCTTTTTGCAAAAAGATTTTATGTTTAACCGTTCATAGTATACCATGGTGATACAATTGCAAACAATCCCTGCTAAATTGACATCAAAACTTGTAGCTGAACTTGATGGATTGATAAAAGAAGGGTGGTATGCCAATCGTTCAGAAGCCATCAGGGATGCCGTACGTAACATGGTGGAACGTAAAAAACTGGTGAGACTTGAAGCAGCAGTTGAAGAGGACATTAAATGGGGCCTTTATGGAGATTAAAGTAATTTCGGATGCCGACCCCATCATCCATTTATCTGAGATAGGCAAAATAGCGTGTTTTTCACTCTTCAGTACAGTGCTTGTGACCCATGAGGTCTACAGCGAAGTTAAAGCCTGCAACTTGCCAGGTAACGATGAGATTAAATCAAAAGTATTTGAGATCGTTGACCTTGGATCGAACAAAAAAGACCGGGTAGAATATTACTCACTTAAATATGATATTAGTATCGCCGATGCAACCGTAATAACACTGGCAAAGTATACAGGTATCAATCTCGTCCTGACCGATGATCTCGACGTAAGGGACATTCTAAGATCACAGGATATTCAACCCGCTGGTTCCATAGGCATACTTCTCAGAGCATACCGTGTGAGAGTTATACCTTATAATGAAGCAGTAGAAGCACTGGAAAACCTGCAGGAAATTTCATCTTTATATGTTACTTCAAAGCTCATTGAAAATGCTAAACAGGCGTTAAAGGAATATGATGCTGGTCACAGGTTGAAATAGGAACATGAAGAAGTAAAAATAAAACATTTTTGATTGTACATAAAGTATAACTTTGTGTACTCAAGTTAATCCGACCGTAGGGAGGATTTTCTTGTATGCCTTTTTCCCACCAGTAAATCCTCCATATACCCACAAATCATCTTGTGTGCAATATTCCTGATCCCATCCATTCCTCCAATCACCTGCGCTGCCCCTGATGCATTTATACGCCTGCCCGGGCAGGGGGGCAGACCGTGTGAGTATGCTGTTGATTAAGTGGCAGTAATGGGAAGGTAGATTCAGTTGGTGGTGGTGGATCGGTGTTATGGCTGTTAAAATATAATTTTTGTGTGATGGGTTGTTACCCATAATACTATGGAGTATAAGAGATTGTATATCGGTTGAATTTTATGCAATGACCTGATACGATTGACCTATCTGCTTAAAACTCGAAACGTCTTTGCGCTCCAATTTTGTCCTGATATCTTCAAAGCGCTTGACAGTTTCCTGCGAATAAAGACGCTCACCACAATGAAGGCAAACCTCTGCCCTTACTTTAATTACAGCCGTGTGAACTCCTCCTTTGAGCAGTTTCTCGACTTGCTTTTCCTCGAGGTCACCGCCACAAACAGGACACTTTTCAAACGGTATTGTTTGGTTCATTCTTTTCTCCTTTGCCAGTTTTCCCATTTCGAGGGATCAGGACGGTATACTGTTACCAATACAGCCCATTTTGTCTGTTCATTATATGCCCAGACGCTGTGAACAGGTTCATTTTTGTATGTATTTCCATATATCAAACAACTCGGATAAGGTTTATCGTCAAAATAATCTTCAATGATCATACCCGTTAAAACTGATTGAAAAATTTCATTATATGAGAGTTTATCATTTTGCGCCTCTTCATCAGAATGGTCAGTAATTCTTATTCTGTCTGAATGAATGGCACTTTTAATGTCAGATATTTCCATGTAAAAACTCCCCAATATTGAACTTCATTTTTTACTGAATTAAAAATATTTATTGCTTGTCATTTGTTGCCTATATTGATACCATATCAACTTTAAATCTATCTTCACCTGAGATGGATGCACACATATCTATTCCTCATTCGTGGTACTAACCTCCCGCTCCCGCCGCCTTCAAACCCCAGACCACCACAGTCTGGTCATTCCCGGACCGCGGGGACTGGGCCACCCATAAAGGCAACTACCGCGGCAACTGGTCACCCTACATCCCCCGCAACCTCATCCTCCGCTACACAGACCGTAATGACACCGTCCTTGACCAGATGGCAGGCAACGGCACCACCCTGGTCGAGTGCAGACTCCTCCAGCGCAACGCCATCGGGATTGATATAAATCCCG
Proteins encoded in this window:
- a CDS encoding methyltransferase domain-containing protein; the protein is MAGSGTTLVECRLLQRNAIGVDINPDAVMVARNRLDFPYTPLDEEYREPDIRTYVGDARALDIIPDSSIDLIATHPPYAHIIPYTRETGEGDLSNVHSIDEFAREMRQVAAESIRVLKPGKHCAILMGDARKHAHFIPITPRVLQAFLDVGFVLRENIIKLQWKMKGTRENWSGTKYNFLLIGHENLYVFRELKRDESKAIFKNSMKWW
- a CDS encoding DUF4258 domain-containing protein → MEISDIKSAIHSDRIRITDHSDEEAQNDKLSYNEIFQSVLTGMIIEDYFDDKPYPSCLIYGNTYKNEPVHSVWAYNEQTKWAVLVTVYRPDPSKWENWQRRKE
- a CDS encoding PIN domain-containing protein; the encoded protein is MEIKVISDADPIIHLSEIGKIACFSLFSTVLVTHEVYSEVKACNLPGNDEIKSKVFEIVDLGSNKKDRVEYYSLKYDISIADATVITLAKYTGINLVLTDDLDVRDILRSQDIQPAGSIGILLRAYRVRVIPYNEAVEALENLQEISSLYVTSKLIENAKQALKEYDAGHRLK
- a CDS encoding YgiT-type zinc finger protein codes for the protein MNQTIPFEKCPVCGGDLEEKQVEKLLKGGVHTAVIKVRAEVCLHCGERLYSQETVKRFEDIRTKLERKDVSSFKQIGQSYQVIA
- a CDS encoding ribbon-helix-helix domain-containing protein; protein product: MTSKLVAELDGLIKEGWYANRSEAIRDAVRNMVERKKLVRLEAAVEEDIKWGLYGD